The following are encoded in a window of Lichenicola cladoniae genomic DNA:
- a CDS encoding penicillin acylase family protein, whose translation MTRMRRILLGVGATIGSVILLGGVLIGGTLWHTLPPAHQTLRLAGLRHPVSITIDEHGIPRIDAGDLVDAAVATGFLHARDRMFEMELMRRVGSGRVSELAGPAGLPIDRMMRTLGLRRLAEAAYPMLPKSTRDLLDGYARGVNAAIAARGRFISPEFLLIGAPEPWSPADSLLWGRLMGLSLAENWHTELARLATPAHVAPDRLLKLRPDHAETPSPEAARADPDLSRLASRLADALPRFPAPYTLPEEASDEWAVDGAHSRTGAPLLAGDPHLAFGFPSIWYLVRIAVPGHVLTGASAPGVPFLVIGQNGHIAWTFTSSSADCQDLFIETPLSDGRYVTPTGPQPFQTRDERIRVRGAPDIVMTIRTTRHGPVISDILRGSSGGRIIAAAMENLRPEDAAPGLAALDVADDIDAAGRAAALISTPVQNLLVADRSRIALFTTGEVPIRRSGDGGVASDGADGLHDWIGHASGTALPTIVSPSSGRILNGNERTAPPGFPVFMGHDWPAPWRASRIRTLLDAAPTHDIDDFVRMQNDPTSAFAQHLLPPLLGRPLYLDPASLQFRALSLLRGWDGSMDPVRPQPLIFNAWIQRFVGDVLAREGVPAGAAGSWEDVADLLLRSAGSAWCGGDCTPMLAAALDTSMHALTPTHGADPAGWRWGTAHHAMFDNAFLRAIPLVGAIAHRDIPIGGDDSTLLRGGSGLLGDFRAVHGASYRGDYDLADPERSRFIVAPGQSGNWMSSNAWNLMQLWAGGSTMTIGHSARRVDATISLLPAGG comes from the coding sequence ATGACCCGGATGCGCCGGATCCTTCTCGGCGTCGGTGCCACGATCGGATCGGTGATCCTGCTCGGCGGCGTGCTGATCGGCGGCACCCTGTGGCACACCCTGCCACCGGCGCACCAGACGCTACGCCTCGCAGGTCTGCGGCACCCTGTCTCGATCACCATCGACGAGCATGGCATCCCGCGGATCGATGCCGGCGATCTGGTTGATGCCGCGGTCGCCACCGGCTTCCTGCATGCACGCGACCGCATGTTCGAAATGGAGCTGATGCGCCGCGTCGGCAGCGGCCGCGTTTCCGAACTGGCCGGGCCGGCCGGACTGCCGATCGACCGGATGATGCGCACTCTCGGCCTCCGCAGACTGGCCGAAGCCGCCTACCCGATGCTGCCCAAATCAACCCGCGACCTGCTGGACGGCTACGCACGTGGCGTCAACGCCGCCATCGCCGCACGCGGCCGCTTCATCTCGCCCGAGTTCCTGCTGATCGGCGCCCCGGAGCCGTGGAGCCCAGCCGACTCCCTGCTATGGGGCCGGCTGATGGGGCTGAGCCTCGCCGAGAACTGGCACACCGAGCTCGCCCGCCTCGCCACGCCCGCCCACGTCGCACCCGATCGGCTGCTGAAACTCCGACCCGACCACGCCGAGACGCCGTCGCCCGAAGCCGCTCGCGCGGATCCTGACTTGTCCCGGCTCGCGAGCCGCTTGGCCGATGCGCTACCCCGGTTCCCGGCTCCCTACACGCTGCCAGAGGAAGCTTCCGACGAATGGGCGGTCGATGGCGCCCATAGCCGCACCGGCGCGCCCCTGCTTGCCGGCGACCCGCATCTGGCCTTCGGCTTCCCGAGCATCTGGTATCTCGTCCGCATCGCCGTGCCCGGCCATGTGCTGACCGGAGCCAGCGCGCCCGGCGTGCCGTTCCTGGTGATCGGCCAGAACGGGCATATCGCCTGGACCTTCACCAGCAGCAGCGCCGACTGCCAGGACCTGTTCATCGAGACCCCGCTTTCCGACGGACGCTATGTGACCCCGACCGGTCCGCAGCCGTTCCAGACGCGCGACGAACGCATCCGCGTGCGGGGCGCGCCGGATATCGTCATGACGATCCGGACGACGCGCCACGGCCCGGTCATCAGCGATATCCTTCGAGGTTCCAGCGGCGGCCGGATCATCGCCGCCGCAATGGAGAATTTGCGACCCGAGGATGCGGCTCCCGGCCTCGCGGCACTCGACGTCGCCGACGACATCGATGCCGCCGGACGCGCGGCCGCGCTGATCTCGACGCCGGTGCAGAACCTCCTGGTCGCCGACCGCAGCCGTATCGCCCTGTTCACCACCGGTGAGGTGCCGATCCGGCGATCCGGCGACGGCGGCGTGGCATCCGACGGCGCGGACGGCCTGCATGACTGGATCGGCCATGCCTCGGGCACCGCCCTGCCCACCATCGTCTCGCCCTCAAGCGGACGTATCCTCAACGGCAACGAACGCACCGCACCGCCGGGCTTCCCGGTCTTCATGGGCCACGACTGGCCTGCACCCTGGCGGGCCAGCCGGATCCGCACCCTGCTCGACGCCGCGCCGACCCATGACATCGACGATTTCGTCCGAATGCAGAACGACCCGACCAGCGCCTTCGCGCAACACCTGCTGCCGCCGCTACTGGGCCGGCCGCTTTACCTCGATCCCGCCAGCCTCCAGTTCCGCGCACTCTCTCTGCTTCGCGGCTGGGACGGCAGCATGGACCCGGTTCGTCCGCAGCCGTTGATCTTCAACGCGTGGATCCAGCGCTTCGTCGGCGACGTGCTGGCCCGCGAGGGGGTCCCGGCCGGTGCAGCCGGAAGCTGGGAGGATGTCGCCGACCTGCTGCTGCGTTCGGCCGGCAGTGCTTGGTGCGGCGGCGACTGCACCCCGATGCTGGCCGCGGCGCTCGACACGTCGATGCATGCTCTCACACCGACCCATGGCGCCGACCCGGCAGGCTGGCGCTGGGGCACAGCGCATCATGCGATGTTCGATAATGCGTTCCTGCGTGCGATTCCGCTGGTCGGCGCCATCGCCCACCGTGATATCCCCATAGGTGGCGACGACAGCACCTTGCTCCGCGGCGGCAGCGGCCTACTTGGTGATTTCCGGGCCGTGCACGGTGCTTCCTATCGGGGCGACTACGACCTCGCCGATCCGGAGCGGAGCCGGTTCATCGTCGCGCCGGGACAGTCCGGGAATTGGATGAGCAGCAACGCGTGGAATTTAATGCAGCTTTGGGCGGGGGGCTCTACCATGACGATCGGACACAGTGCCCGCCGCGTCGACGCCACCATCTCGCTTCTGCCTGCAGGCGGCTGA